One genomic segment of Streptomyces liangshanensis includes these proteins:
- a CDS encoding NAD(P)-binding protein, translated as MDRSTDRITVVGGGFAGLTAAITAAESGARVTLHEAHHTLGGRARTAEGRYLTNDGPHALYRRGPHRTWLEQRGLLGPAVGLPPLREGSRFFFHRGGALRRTPPPGLLKLALRRTRHVPVDVDFLTWATSVAGPEAARAAAHYSAVALFHHDPGSLSAAFVQERLRRAAAVPPEARFPVGGWGQVIDRMAARAWNLGVRIETAARVDALPEDGPVIVATSLDAARRLLGDESLRWTGGRTVLLDLALRTRRGDPYIVSGLDAPAWLERFTAQDPSLAPAGEQLLQGQFPVGPGASRAEGTARAERLLDLGFPGWRGRVTWRRDSLATGRTGAVDLPGTTWRDRPRIDRGNGVYLSGDQVAAPGVLSEVSFNSGITAASLALGRTDRLSAPPAGPGLDLKRA; from the coding sequence ATGGATCGCAGCACTGACCGCATCACCGTCGTCGGAGGCGGTTTCGCCGGACTGACCGCCGCCATCACCGCCGCCGAATCGGGCGCCCGCGTGACCCTCCACGAGGCCCACCACACCCTGGGCGGGCGCGCCCGTACCGCCGAGGGCCGCTACCTCACCAACGACGGGCCGCACGCGCTGTACCGGCGCGGACCGCACCGGACGTGGCTGGAGCAGCGCGGCCTGCTCGGCCCGGCCGTCGGCCTGCCGCCGCTGCGCGAGGGCTCCCGGTTCTTCTTCCACCGCGGCGGCGCCCTGCGCAGGACCCCGCCCCCCGGCCTGCTCAAGCTCGCCCTCCGTAGGACGCGGCACGTTCCGGTGGACGTCGACTTCCTGACCTGGGCGACCTCCGTCGCGGGCCCGGAGGCGGCGCGCGCCGCCGCGCACTACTCGGCCGTCGCGCTCTTCCACCACGATCCCGGCTCGCTGTCCGCCGCGTTCGTCCAGGAGCGGCTGCGCCGGGCCGCCGCCGTACCGCCGGAGGCCCGTTTCCCCGTCGGCGGCTGGGGCCAGGTCATCGACCGGATGGCGGCGCGCGCCTGGAACCTGGGGGTACGGATCGAGACCGCCGCCCGGGTCGACGCCCTGCCCGAGGACGGGCCGGTCATCGTGGCCACCTCCTTGGACGCCGCCCGCCGGCTGCTCGGGGACGAGAGCCTGCGGTGGACCGGCGGCCGTACGGTCCTGCTGGACCTCGCGCTGCGTACGCGCCGGGGCGACCCGTACATCGTGTCCGGCCTGGACGCCCCCGCCTGGCTCGAACGCTTCACCGCGCAGGACCCGTCCCTGGCGCCGGCCGGTGAGCAGTTGCTCCAGGGGCAGTTCCCGGTCGGGCCCGGCGCGTCCAGGGCCGAGGGGACGGCGCGCGCGGAGCGGCTGCTCGACCTGGGGTTCCCCGGCTGGCGCGGGCGGGTCACCTGGCGCCGCGACTCCCTGGCGACCGGCCGCACGGGCGCCGTGGACCTCCCGGGCACGACGTGGCGCGACCGCCCGCGCATCGACCGCGGCAACGGGGTCTACCTGTCGGGCGACCAGGTGGCGGCGCCGGGCGTGCTGTCGGAGGTGTCGTTCAACAGCGGAATCACGGCAGCGTCCCTGGCCCTCGGCCGAACCGACCGGCTGTCGGCGCCGCCCGCCGGCCCCGGCCTTGACCTCAAGCGCGCTTGA
- a CDS encoding zinc-binding dehydrogenase: protein MHAVRLHAFGPAENLTYETVDDPLPGPGQVRIAVAAAGVHLLDTALRQGRPGPFPAPADLPTIPGREVAGTVESLGADVDPGWLGRRVVVHLGMVPGGYAELAVTDAARLHEIPENLDAAQAVAMIGTGRTTMGIVQFTDLGPADVVVVTAAAGGIGTLLVQYAKNLGATVIGLAGGPAKVAAVTGNGADLAVDYTRPDWPDQVRGRLGERGATVVFDSVGGPTALAAVDLLAEGGRHVVFGWSGEGPHDGAPLTFTDEELAARSITSESVLGPAMLNKAGGDVRVLEERAMAEAAAARLRPAVQRFPLAEAAAAHRALETRATMGKVVLEP, encoded by the coding sequence ATGCACGCCGTCCGCCTCCATGCCTTCGGCCCGGCCGAGAACCTCACGTACGAGACCGTCGACGACCCCCTCCCCGGCCCCGGCCAGGTGCGGATCGCCGTCGCCGCCGCCGGGGTGCACCTGCTGGACACGGCCCTGCGCCAGGGCCGGCCGGGCCCCTTCCCCGCCCCCGCCGACCTGCCCACGATCCCGGGCCGCGAGGTCGCGGGCACGGTCGAGTCGCTCGGCGCGGACGTCGACCCGGGGTGGCTCGGCAGGCGCGTGGTCGTCCACCTCGGCATGGTCCCCGGCGGCTACGCCGAGCTGGCCGTCACGGACGCCGCCCGGCTGCACGAGATCCCGGAGAACCTGGACGCGGCGCAGGCGGTCGCGATGATCGGGACGGGCCGTACGACGATGGGCATCGTCCAGTTCACCGACCTGGGCCCCGCCGACGTCGTGGTCGTGACGGCGGCGGCCGGTGGCATCGGCACGCTGCTCGTCCAGTACGCGAAGAACCTCGGCGCCACCGTGATCGGCCTCGCGGGCGGCCCGGCGAAGGTCGCGGCTGTCACCGGCAACGGCGCCGACCTCGCCGTGGACTACACCCGCCCCGACTGGCCCGACCAGGTACGCGGCCGTCTGGGCGAACGCGGCGCCACCGTCGTCTTCGACTCCGTGGGCGGCCCCACCGCCCTCGCCGCGGTCGACCTCCTCGCCGAGGGCGGCCGGCACGTGGTCTTCGGCTGGTCGGGGGAGGGCCCGCACGACGGTGCGCCGCTGACGTTCACCGACGAGGAACTGGCCGCCAGGTCCATCACCTCCGAGTCCGTCCTCGGCCCGGCGATGCTGAACAAGGCTGGCGGGGACGTACGGGTCCTGGAGGAGCGTGCGATGGCGGAGGCCGCCGCCGCCCGGCTGCGCCCCGCCGTACAGCGCTTCCCGCTCGCCGAAGCGGCCGCGGCGCACCGCGCGCTGGAGACCAGGGCGACCATGGGGAAGGTCGTACTGGAGCCGTAG
- a CDS encoding flavin reductase family protein, whose translation MPQTTPPTTSPDSRAPRTVPVPHPEGVSNDEFRAALSRLAAGVVLVTAHEEALSADGPGGQDAGMTATAFLSVSLDPPLVLVSVRNGSRMDDLLDEQPLWGVSLLTESQRHIAGRFAMKGRISDRLLFEDIPYRRGEVSGAPLVGGALAVLECRTEQRVVAGDHTLVIGRVLTAELPSVEGGPLTYFQGRYRTLGKG comes from the coding sequence GTGCCTCAGACGACCCCTCCCACGACGAGCCCCGATTCCCGTGCGCCCAGGACCGTTCCCGTCCCCCATCCTGAGGGGGTGAGCAACGACGAGTTCCGCGCCGCCCTGTCCCGGCTGGCGGCGGGGGTGGTGCTGGTGACGGCCCACGAGGAGGCACTGAGCGCGGACGGCCCCGGCGGCCAGGACGCGGGGATGACGGCGACCGCGTTCCTGTCCGTGTCCCTGGACCCGCCGCTGGTGCTGGTGAGCGTGCGCAACGGCTCGCGCATGGACGACTTGCTGGACGAGCAGCCGCTGTGGGGCGTGTCTCTTCTCACGGAGAGCCAGCGCCACATCGCCGGCCGCTTCGCGATGAAGGGGCGGATCAGCGACCGGCTGCTGTTCGAGGACATCCCGTACCGGCGGGGCGAGGTGAGCGGGGCGCCGCTGGTGGGCGGGGCGCTGGCGGTGCTGGAGTGCCGTACGGAGCAACGGGTGGTGGCGGGGGACCACACGCTGGTGATCGGGCGGGTGCTGACGGCGGAGCTGCCGAGCGTGGAGGGCGGGCCGCTGACGTACTTCCAGGGGAGGTACCGGACGCTGGGGAAGGGGTGA
- a CDS encoding MFS transporter: MSDQSTPGPPSDSSSNSPSDSPSGRPGDAGTGSSNPTNADPGAKDPAPSDPAPSDPGPTDPGATPVPADEPDPRRWWALAVIATAQLMVVLDATIVNIALPSAQRALHISNGNRQWVITAYTLAFGGLLLLGGRVADLVGRKRTFIIGLIGFAGSSAIGGASTGQEMLFLSRALQGIFAALLAPSALSLLTTTFPTGKERAQAFGIFSAIAGGGSAIGLLLGGILTEWLSWRWCLYVNVPIALLAVIGAFILLKDREGTRNAHLDIPGVILGCGGLVAIVYGFSQAESDGWTSTEVLSVLSVGVALLAAFTWWQTRSPAPLLPLHIIKERNRGGSVLVMALTTIGLFGAFLFLTFFLQNILGYSPIKAGLAFLPLSAGIIIGSTQISARLLPLVAPRLLVVPGLLLSAGGMYSLTFIDTHSSYPAHILPGTILLGFGLGLTFLPVISTATSGVAQSDSGVTSATVNTAQQVGGSIGTSLLNTIAATSTTTYLTAHLAAAAREGGLTPAERANIVNTGTVHGFTVAIAWAAIILLAAAIIGAILINAKSPRSQGASNASDAPGAAV, translated from the coding sequence ATGAGCGATCAGTCGACCCCAGGTCCCCCGAGCGACTCGTCGAGCAACTCACCGAGCGACTCGCCGAGCGGCCGACCGGGCGACGCGGGGACCGGCTCCTCGAACCCCACCAACGCCGACCCCGGCGCCAAGGACCCCGCTCCCTCAGACCCCGCCCCCTCCGACCCCGGCCCCACGGACCCCGGCGCCACACCCGTCCCCGCGGACGAGCCCGATCCGCGCCGCTGGTGGGCCCTGGCCGTCATCGCGACCGCGCAGCTCATGGTGGTGCTCGACGCGACGATCGTGAACATCGCGCTCCCCTCCGCCCAGCGCGCGCTGCACATCAGCAACGGGAACCGCCAGTGGGTGATCACCGCGTACACCCTGGCCTTCGGTGGTCTGCTGCTCCTGGGCGGCCGGGTCGCCGACCTCGTCGGCCGCAAGCGCACGTTCATCATCGGCCTCATCGGCTTCGCCGGCTCCTCCGCGATCGGTGGCGCCTCCACCGGGCAGGAGATGCTCTTCCTCTCCCGCGCGCTCCAAGGCATCTTCGCCGCCCTCCTGGCGCCGTCCGCGCTGTCCCTGCTCACCACGACCTTCCCCACGGGCAAGGAACGCGCCCAGGCCTTCGGCATCTTCAGCGCCATCGCGGGCGGCGGCTCCGCGATCGGGCTGCTGCTCGGCGGCATCCTCACCGAATGGCTCAGCTGGCGCTGGTGCCTGTACGTGAACGTCCCCATCGCCCTCCTCGCCGTCATCGGCGCGTTCATCCTGCTCAAGGACCGTGAGGGCACCAGGAACGCGCACCTGGACATTCCCGGGGTCATCCTCGGCTGCGGCGGGCTCGTGGCGATCGTGTACGGGTTCAGCCAGGCCGAGTCGGACGGGTGGACGTCCACGGAGGTGCTGTCGGTGCTGAGCGTGGGCGTGGCGCTCCTCGCCGCGTTCACGTGGTGGCAGACCAGGTCCCCGGCGCCGCTGCTGCCGCTGCACATCATCAAGGAGCGCAACCGGGGCGGCTCGGTGCTGGTGATGGCGCTGACGACGATCGGGCTGTTCGGCGCGTTCCTGTTCCTGACGTTCTTCCTCCAGAACATCCTCGGGTACTCGCCGATCAAGGCCGGCCTGGCCTTCCTGCCGCTGTCCGCGGGCATCATCATCGGCTCGACGCAGATCTCCGCCCGGCTGCTCCCCCTCGTGGCGCCGCGCCTGCTCGTGGTCCCGGGGCTGCTGCTGAGCGCGGGCGGGATGTACTCCCTGACCTTCATCGACACCCACTCCAGCTATCCCGCGCACATCCTGCCGGGCACCATCCTGCTGGGCTTCGGACTGGGCCTGACGTTCCTGCCGGTCATCTCGACGGCCACCTCGGGGGTCGCGCAGAGCGACTCCGGCGTCACGTCGGCGACGGTCAACACGGCGCAGCAGGTGGGTGGTTCGATCGGTACGTCGCTGCTGAACACGATCGCGGCGACCAGCACGACCACGTACCTGACCGCACACCTCGCCGCGGCGGCCCGCGAGGGCGGCCTGACCCCGGCGGAGCGGGCGAACATCGTGAACACGGGCACGGTCCACGGCTTCACGGTGGCCATCGCCTGGGCGGCGATCATCCTGCTGGCGGCGGCGATCATCGGCGCGATCCTGATCAACGCCAAGTCCCCCCGCTCCCAAGGCGCGTCCAACGCGTCGGACGCCCCGGGCGCGGCGGTCTAG
- a CDS encoding M1 family metallopeptidase — protein MRRYGVVSVALVGTVGVVGVVGAVAGCGGGSGGAGRDTAGSAGVGDPYFPGLGNGGYDVSHYGLTLDYTPAGRHLDGTAVITARATQDLTSFHLDLAGMDVASVTVDGRRARVGRAGTELVVRPREELGRGDTFRTVVRYSGVPRRVTDPDGSAEGWLGSGPRVVALGEPTGSMAWFPGNHHPSDKASYDIDITVPAGTEAVSNGELASRRTSGGRTTFRWRTAEPMAGYLATLAIGPYRVHEVKGPLPLYTAVDPAAGRDGADLVAALPGILTWEEKVFGPYPFSSAGVIIGRKADAGYALETQNRPFLPGPTDVGTLVHELAHQWFGDSVTPESWRDMWLNEGFATYTEWLWAADHGGVPVAESFAEAYDDEENWAFPPADPPTAADISEPPVYGRGAMVLQRVRDAVGDATFFRIVRGWARTHRHGNASTADFTAYVEKESGGRDLSEIWDGWLYGDGKPRL, from the coding sequence ATGCGGCGGTATGGGGTGGTCTCGGTGGCTCTGGTCGGGACGGTCGGGGTGGTCGGGGTGGTGGGGGCCGTTGCCGGGTGCGGTGGGGGGAGCGGGGGTGCGGGGCGGGACACCGCCGGGAGTGCCGGGGTCGGGGATCCGTACTTTCCCGGGCTCGGGAACGGGGGGTACGACGTCTCGCACTACGGCCTGACCCTCGACTACACGCCCGCCGGCCGCCACCTCGACGGCACCGCCGTGATCACCGCGCGCGCCACCCAGGACCTCACCTCGTTCCACCTCGACCTCGCGGGCATGGACGTCGCGTCCGTGACCGTCGACGGGCGCCGGGCCCGGGTCGGGCGGGCCGGTACGGAGCTGGTTGTGCGGCCGCGCGAGGAGTTGGGGCGGGGGGACACCTTCCGTACCGTCGTCAGGTACTCCGGCGTCCCGCGCCGCGTCACCGACCCCGACGGGTCCGCCGAGGGCTGGCTCGGGTCCGGGCCGCGGGTGGTCGCGCTGGGCGAGCCGACCGGGTCCATGGCGTGGTTCCCCGGCAACCACCACCCCTCCGACAAGGCGTCGTACGACATCGACATCACCGTGCCCGCCGGCACCGAGGCCGTCTCCAACGGTGAACTCGCCAGCAGGCGGACGAGCGGCGGCAGGACCACGTTCCGCTGGCGCACCGCCGAGCCGATGGCCGGTTACCTCGCCACCCTCGCCATCGGGCCGTACCGCGTGCACGAGGTGAAGGGGCCTCTCCCGCTCTACACCGCCGTCGATCCGGCCGCCGGGCGGGACGGGGCGGACCTGGTCGCCGCGCTGCCCGGGATCCTGACGTGGGAGGAGAAGGTCTTCGGCCCGTACCCCTTCTCCTCCGCCGGTGTGATCATCGGGCGCAAGGCCGACGCCGGGTACGCCCTGGAGACCCAGAACCGCCCCTTCCTCCCCGGCCCGACCGACGTCGGCACGCTGGTGCACGAACTGGCCCACCAGTGGTTCGGCGACTCCGTCACCCCCGAGTCCTGGCGGGACATGTGGCTCAACGAGGGCTTCGCGACCTACACGGAGTGGCTGTGGGCGGCGGACCACGGGGGCGTGCCGGTGGCGGAGAGCTTCGCCGAGGCGTACGACGACGAGGAGAACTGGGCGTTCCCGCCCGCCGATCCGCCCACCGCCGCCGACATCTCCGAGCCGCCGGTGTACGGGCGTGGCGCGATGGTCCTCCAGCGGGTACGGGACGCCGTGGGCGACGCCACGTTCTTCCGGATCGTGCGGGGCTGGGCGCGGACGCACCGTCACGGCAACGCCTCCACGGCCGACTTCACGGCGTATGTGGAGAAGGAGTCGGGGGGCCGGGATCTGTCGGAGATCTGGGACGGCTGGTTGTACGGGGACGGTAAGCCCCGCTTGTAG
- the cdgB gene encoding diguanylate cyclase CdgB — METESEPYVRLATLRQLHQAVAELNTARSLADTLQTVADGIVKGLGYELACVNVVQADGDLVVAAFAGSAAAEALITGRVGSRASWERRLVMGEPWGSLRYIPHTEGWVLLEDDVPQWHTEGPDPRFEDEWHPADRLYAPMYASGSGNDLLGVISVDRPRGGRRPGAWGREALQMYASQAAIAISNARLRANMQRALVRLEREQAALRASEESFRQAFEYAPSGMAIAEMGGDQHGRLLRTNDALCRLLGRPASAMRRYSFSDMVHPEDIGTLLRTSAEGGRAELRLARRDGSYVWVSLRNSVVADTTDGPRFLLTHVEDIEERKSRELQLAHRASHDSLTGLPNSAELRARLSARLCSRPHAMRETAVEALDKAYGGYDGMVRYEPSYEARDGYDGRDTRDTYEPYETYESYEGYDGYSETAGERGGLRAGGFAAPGSPLDHHVHMVAPGDVAGDGTDDGTKGLAVLFCDLDGFKSINDRFGHNTGDAVLIEVARRLTTGVRDGDTVARLGGDEFVVLADGLGAADAADLAVRLRNAIIPPIRVDGRAVRVGASFGIGWASCGMSVEEVLKSADQRMYIEKRSRNKVHRRAG; from the coding sequence ATGGAGACCGAGTCGGAGCCGTATGTCCGTCTTGCGACCCTGCGTCAGCTGCATCAGGCTGTCGCCGAACTCAACACGGCCCGCAGCCTGGCGGACACCCTCCAGACCGTCGCCGACGGCATCGTCAAGGGCCTCGGCTACGAACTCGCCTGCGTCAACGTGGTCCAGGCCGACGGTGACCTCGTCGTCGCCGCCTTCGCCGGGAGCGCCGCCGCCGAGGCCCTGATCACCGGCCGCGTCGGCTCCCGCGCCTCCTGGGAGCGCCGCCTCGTGATGGGGGAGCCCTGGGGCTCCCTGCGCTACATCCCGCACACCGAGGGCTGGGTCCTGCTGGAGGACGACGTCCCCCAGTGGCACACCGAGGGCCCCGACCCCCGCTTCGAGGACGAGTGGCACCCCGCGGACCGGCTCTACGCGCCGATGTACGCGTCGGGCAGCGGCAACGACCTTCTCGGCGTCATATCCGTCGACCGGCCCCGCGGCGGACGCCGTCCGGGCGCCTGGGGCCGCGAGGCGCTCCAGATGTACGCGTCCCAGGCCGCCATTGCGATCAGCAACGCTCGCCTCCGAGCAAACATGCAACGTGCACTGGTCCGGCTGGAGCGTGAGCAGGCCGCCCTGCGGGCCAGCGAGGAGTCCTTCCGCCAGGCCTTCGAGTACGCGCCCAGCGGGATGGCCATCGCCGAGATGGGCGGCGACCAGCACGGCCGGCTGCTGCGGACCAACGACGCGCTGTGCCGGCTCCTCGGCCGCCCCGCCTCCGCGATGCGCCGCTACTCCTTCTCCGACATGGTCCACCCCGAGGACATCGGCACCCTCCTCCGTACCTCCGCCGAGGGCGGCCGCGCCGAACTGCGCCTGGCCCGCCGCGACGGCTCGTACGTCTGGGTCTCCCTGCGCAACTCCGTCGTCGCCGACACCACCGACGGCCCCCGCTTCCTCCTCACCCACGTCGAGGACATAGAGGAGCGCAAGAGCCGCGAGCTCCAGCTCGCCCACCGCGCCTCGCACGACTCCCTGACCGGCCTGCCCAACAGCGCCGAGCTGCGCGCCCGCCTCAGCGCCCGCCTCTGTTCGCGGCCCCACGCGATGCGCGAGACCGCGGTGGAGGCGCTGGACAAGGCGTACGGCGGGTACGACGGCATGGTCCGGTACGAGCCCAGCTACGAGGCGCGCGACGGGTACGACGGCCGGGACACCCGGGACACGTACGAGCCCTACGAGACGTACGAGAGCTACGAGGGGTACGACGGCTACAGCGAGACGGCCGGCGAGCGCGGCGGCCTGCGGGCCGGTGGCTTCGCCGCGCCGGGCTCGCCCCTCGACCACCACGTGCACATGGTCGCGCCGGGCGACGTGGCCGGGGACGGCACCGACGACGGCACGAAGGGCCTCGCGGTCCTCTTCTGCGACCTCGACGGCTTCAAGTCGATCAACGACCGGTTCGGCCACAACACCGGTGACGCCGTCCTGATCGAGGTCGCGCGCCGGCTGACCACCGGCGTACGGGACGGGGACACCGTCGCGCGGCTCGGCGGTGACGAGTTCGTCGTCCTCGCCGACGGCCTGGGCGCGGCCGACGCCGCCGACCTCGCGGTCCGGCTGCGCAACGCGATCATCCCGCCGATCCGGGTGGACGGCAGGGCGGTCCGCGTGGGCGCCAGCTTCGGTATCGGCTGGGCCAGTTGCGGGATGTCGGTCGAGGAGGTCCTCAAGTCGGCCGACCAGCGCATGTACATCGAGAAGCGGTCGCGCAACAAGGTCCACCGCAGGGCGGGCTGA
- a CDS encoding pentapeptide repeat-containing protein, which translates to MVRNTARTAKPARAKKSGPVVRRPEVRLPPLEPYDPEGGGLEPDGDYDGLEFKEVDLAGQEGAGSRFMDCALRECGLDGTELARARFIDSVLSGVRGVGTDLSGASLRDVEVLDARLGGTQLHGAVLERVLFRGGKIDYLNLRNARLKDVVFEGCFLSEADFGGAVLERVEFRDCVLRRADLSGVRMTDVDLRTVAELDIARGLDRLAGAVISSAQLLHLAPAFAAQIGVRVEDMP; encoded by the coding sequence ATGGTGCGGAACACGGCGAGGACGGCGAAGCCGGCGCGGGCGAAGAAGAGCGGACCGGTGGTGAGGCGCCCGGAGGTACGGCTGCCGCCGCTGGAGCCGTACGACCCGGAGGGCGGCGGCCTGGAGCCGGACGGGGACTACGACGGGCTGGAGTTCAAGGAGGTCGACCTGGCGGGGCAGGAGGGGGCGGGCTCGCGGTTCATGGACTGCGCGCTGCGGGAGTGCGGCCTGGACGGGACGGAGCTGGCCCGCGCGCGGTTCATCGACTCGGTGCTGAGCGGGGTACGGGGGGTGGGGACGGACCTGTCGGGGGCGTCGCTGCGGGACGTGGAGGTGCTGGACGCGCGCCTGGGCGGGACGCAGCTGCACGGCGCGGTGCTGGAGCGGGTGCTGTTCCGGGGAGGGAAGATCGACTACCTGAACCTGCGCAACGCCCGGCTCAAGGACGTCGTGTTCGAGGGCTGCTTCCTGTCGGAGGCGGACTTCGGGGGAGCGGTGCTGGAGCGGGTCGAGTTCCGGGACTGCGTGCTGCGGCGGGCGGACCTGAGCGGGGTCCGGATGACGGACGTCGACCTGCGGACGGTCGCGGAGCTGGACATCGCGCGGGGGCTGGACCGGCTGGCGGGGGCGGTGATCAGCTCGGCGCAACTGCTCCACCTGGCCCCGGCGTTCGCGGCGCAGATCGGGGTGCGCGTGGAGGACATGCCGTAG
- a CDS encoding TerD family protein yields the protein MAVSLSKGGNVSLTKEAPGLTAVTVGLGWDVRTTTGTDFDLDASAIAVTAAGKVVSDGHFVFFNNKSTPDQTIVHTGDNRTGEGDGDDEAINVNLAGLPAEVDKIVFPVSIYDAETRSQNFGQVRNAYIRIVNQAGGAELARYDLSEDAATETAMVFGELYRNGAEWKFRAVGQGYASGLVGIATDFGVNL from the coding sequence ATGGCTGTAAGCCTGTCCAAGGGCGGCAACGTCTCGCTCACCAAGGAGGCACCGGGCCTGACCGCTGTCACCGTCGGCCTCGGCTGGGACGTCCGTACCACCACCGGCACCGACTTCGACCTCGACGCCTCGGCGATCGCCGTCACCGCGGCCGGGAAGGTCGTCTCCGACGGCCACTTCGTCTTCTTCAACAACAAGTCGACGCCGGACCAGACGATCGTCCACACGGGTGACAACCGCACGGGCGAGGGCGACGGCGACGACGAGGCGATCAACGTGAACCTCGCGGGCCTGCCCGCCGAGGTCGACAAGATCGTCTTCCCGGTCTCCATCTACGACGCGGAGACCCGTAGCCAGAACTTCGGCCAGGTGCGGAACGCGTACATCCGCATCGTCAACCAGGCCGGCGGCGCGGAGCTCGCGCGCTACGACCTGAGCGAGGACGCCGCCACCGAGACCGCGATGGTCTTCGGCGAGCTGTACCGCAACGGCGCGGAGTGGAAGTTCCGCGCGGTGGGCCAGGGGTACGCCTCGGGCCTCGTCGGCATCGCGACGGACTTCGGCGTCAACCTCTGA
- a CDS encoding GNAT family N-acetyltransferase translates to MIVDVVTAGEARGLPGELLTELAGFYASDRAFQQLGGDFPDPARIRPEDVAVSLADDLAHPDAEVLLARSAGRLVAVAVTLAHDPDRPSTSATSPTPAPWIALLMVHGRERRSGYGRELAGRVEDRFRAAGHAGVGLSVAEANTGAVAFWTALGYEETGRRPDRRRGHPCRLLRKPL, encoded by the coding sequence ATGATCGTCGACGTGGTGACGGCCGGTGAGGCGCGCGGCCTGCCCGGTGAACTGCTCACGGAGCTGGCCGGGTTCTACGCCTCCGACCGCGCCTTCCAGCAGCTCGGCGGGGACTTCCCGGACCCGGCGCGTATCCGGCCCGAGGACGTCGCCGTCTCCCTGGCCGACGATCTGGCGCACCCGGACGCGGAGGTGCTGCTGGCCCGGTCGGCGGGTCGGCTCGTGGCGGTCGCGGTGACCCTGGCCCACGACCCGGACCGGCCGTCCACCTCCGCCACCTCCCCCACCCCCGCCCCCTGGATCGCCCTGCTGATGGTGCACGGGCGCGAGCGCCGCTCCGGGTACGGACGGGAGCTGGCCGGTCGCGTCGAGGACCGGTTCCGCGCGGCCGGGCACGCGGGCGTCGGGCTCTCCGTCGCGGAGGCCAACACCGGGGCCGTCGCCTTCTGGACGGCACTCGGGTACGAGGAGACGGGCCGCCGCCCGGACCGGCGACGCGGCCATCCGTGCCGACTCCTCCGCAAGCCCCTGTAA
- the arfB gene encoding alternative ribosome rescue aminoacyl-tRNA hydrolase ArfB, with translation MSGPSHVIRGSVSLPEAELMWRFSRSSGPGGQHVNTSDSQVELRFDLAKTEALPPVWKERALERLENRLVNGVITVRSSEHRSQWRNRETAAVRLTALLAEATAPPPRARRKGKIPRGLNERRLREKKQRAETKRGRTGRDWT, from the coding sequence ATGTCCGGGCCCTCGCACGTCATCCGCGGTTCGGTCTCCCTGCCGGAGGCCGAGCTCATGTGGCGTTTCTCGCGCTCCTCGGGCCCCGGCGGCCAGCACGTGAACACCAGCGACTCCCAGGTGGAGCTGCGCTTCGACCTCGCGAAGACGGAGGCGCTGCCGCCGGTGTGGAAGGAACGGGCGCTGGAGCGGCTGGAGAACCGGCTGGTCAACGGTGTGATCACCGTCCGCTCCTCGGAGCACCGCTCGCAGTGGCGCAACCGCGAGACGGCGGCCGTCCGGCTCACGGCGCTGCTGGCCGAGGCGACGGCGCCGCCGCCCCGGGCGCGCCGCAAGGGCAAGATCCCGCGCGGGCTCAACGAGCGCCGGCTCCGGGAGAAGAAGCAGCGGGCGGAGACCAAGCGCGGCCGTACGGGCCGCGACTGGACCTGA